The genomic window CCCTCACATTATTATTGTAATCATagaaaatactttaaaaattaaatggaaGACATTGTATTATACGTATGCCTTGCGTTTTTTGTAATTgttaattaatgaaataagAGCACTTGCTTGCTGAAACTAAAAAACTCTTACAACAATTCATTACCTTCATATAGTTTGAAGGCTAGTAATCTCACAATGATAAACTATATTGAAAGTTGTGTTATcgttgaaaaattaaaataatttttatttctgtatCTTCAATGATGGTAAACAAATGAAAGCTtcaaagtttatttttgtaaattcgGAAAACGAATGATATTATTGTCTAcaatttcttcaaatcatcattataattgttttgctcttttgaaaaaataaaatggagaTATTAATTTGCTTGAactcaaaacgacgacgtAGCACAACTCCTTTCCACTCGAATAATCCATTTGGAGGCTTTTTTTCATTACAGaacacacactctctctccAATGGACCTAAAATGAACATTCTCCGACCTCCgacgtcatcatcatcttcgtcgtTTCCTCCATACCCAAAGCCCGTTTCATTAACCCCTCCGGTATCTTTCACTCTCATCCACAACCCCATAAACCTCTGCTCTATAAACCCACCATTCACCAACGCTGGTCGACCAATTTTCCAACGGTCCGCCTCCGGCACTGCTAATAGCTCCGCCGAAGACCTCTCGTCTTTCTTGGGCTCTCCCTCAGAGGCGTATTCAACACACAACGACCAAGAGCTTTTGTTTCTCCTCCGCAATAGAAAAACCGATGAAGCTTGGGCTAAGTATGTTCAATCCACTCATCTCCCTGGACCAACTTGTCTTAGCCGTTTAGTTTCTCAATTATCTTATCAATCCAAACCCGAGAGTCTCACGCGCGCACAATCTATCCTCACGCGCCTCCGCAATGAACGCCAGCTGCATCGCCTTGACGCTAATTCCCTCGGTCTCCTCGCCATGGCTGCAGCGAAGTCTGGCCAAACACTTTACGCCGTCTCCGTCATCAAGTCCATGATTCGTTCTGGGTATTTACCTCATGTTAAAGCGTGGACAGCTGCAGTAGCTAGTCTCTCTGCTTCCGGAGATGATGGTCCGGAAGAATCTATCAAACTCTTCATCGCTATTACGCGACGAGTCAAACGATTTGGTGACCAGTCTTTGGTTGGTCAATCTAGGCCTGATACGGCGGCATTTAATGCGGTGCTTAACGCTTGTGCTAACCTTGGTGATACTGACAAGTATTGGAAGTTGTTCGAGGAAATGTCTGAGTGGGATTGTGAGCCTGATGTCTTGACTTACAATGTTATGATTAAGCTTTGTGCGAGGGTTGGTCGGAAGGAATtgattgtgtttgtgttgGAAAGGATTATTGACAAGGGGATTAAGGTTTGTATGACTACAATGCATTCTCTTGTTGCAGCTTATGTTGGGTTTGGAGATTTGAGAACTGCTGAGAGGATTGTTCAAGCGATGAGGGAGAAAAGGAGAGATCTTTGTAAGGTTCTACGAGAATGCAACGCTGAGGatttgaaggagaaagaagaggaagaagcagaagatgatgaagatgcgtttgaggatgatgaagacTCGGGTTATTCGGCTCGGGATGAGGTAAGTGAAGAGGGGGTTGTAGATGTGTTCAAGAAATTGCTACCTAACTCGGTTGATCCGAGTGGTGAGCCACCATTGTTGCCTAAAGTCTTTGCACCAGACTCAAGGATCTACACGACGTTGATGAAAGGTTATATGAAGAATGGGCGTGTGGCAGACACAGCTAGAATGCTTGAGGCAATGAGGCGTCAAGATGATAGAAACAGTCACCCAGATGAAGTTACATACACTACGGTTGTGTCAGCTTTTGTAAATGCAGGGTT from Arabidopsis thaliana chromosome 3, partial sequence includes these protein-coding regions:
- the HCF152 gene encoding Tetratricopeptide repeat (TPR)-like superfamily protein (HIGH CHLOROPHYLL FLUORESCENCE 152 (HCF152); CONTAINS InterPro DOMAIN/s: Pentatricopeptide repeat (InterPro:IPR002885); BEST Arabidopsis thaliana protein match is: Pentatricopeptide repeat (PPR) superfamily protein (TAIR:AT1G03100.1); Has 43769 Blast hits to 13527 proteins in 285 species: Archae - 3; Bacteria - 26; Metazoa - 343; Fungi - 654; Plants - 41314; Viruses - 0; Other Eukaryotes - 1429 (source: NCBI BLink).) — encoded protein: MNILRPPTSSSSSSFPPYPKPVSLTPPVSFTLIHNPINLCSINPPFTNAGRPIFQRSASGTANSSAEDLSSFLGSPSEAYSTHNDQELLFLLRNRKTDEAWAKYVQSTHLPGPTCLSRLVSQLSYQSKPESLTRAQSILTRLRNERQLHRLDANSLGLLAMAAAKSGQTLYAVSVIKSMIRSGYLPHVKAWTAAVASLSASGDDGPEESIKLFIAITRRVKRFGDQSLVGQSRPDTAAFNAVLNACANLGDTDKYWKLFEEMSEWDCEPDVLTYNVMIKLCARVGRKELIVFVLERIIDKGIKVCMTTMHSLVAAYVGFGDLRTAERIVQAMREKRRDLCKVLRECNAEDLKEKEEEEAEDDEDAFEDDEDSGYSARDEVSEEGVVDVFKKLLPNSVDPSGEPPLLPKVFAPDSRIYTTLMKGYMKNGRVADTARMLEAMRRQDDRNSHPDEVTYTTVVSAFVNAGLMDRARQVLAEMARMGVPANRITYNVLLKGYCKQLQIDRAEDLLREMTEDAGIEPDVVSYNIIIDGCILIDDSAGALAFFNEMRTRGIAPTKISYTTLMKAFAMSGQPKLANRVFDEMMNDPRVKVDLIAWNMLVEGYCRLGLIEDAQRVVSRMKENGFYPNVATYGSLANGVSQARKPGDALLLWKEIKERCAVKKKEAPSDSSSDPAPPMLKPDEGLLDTLADICVRAAFFKKALEIIACMEENGIPPNKTKYKKIYVEMHSRMFTSKHASQARIDRRVERKRAAEAFKFWLGLPNSYYGSEWKLGPRED